A genomic region of Deinococcus aquaedulcis contains the following coding sequences:
- a CDS encoding adenylate/guanylate cyclase domain-containing protein encodes MPDLLLPLPGPQDDTVSACFVLVDLVGSTAMAQALPLPSYMALMQDFVQLMVLSFEARGGQVLQHQGDAVLAWWPAQHAAQACTAAQDAHGRAARLHVAAQLGQQLRLRAGVSVGPVLMGMVGGQLSAYGLPVNYAKRLCDAARPGDTLICDEVRRRLPEHLTWPCAPLALQGFGSDCMAHHLLSETADDARMKVD; translated from the coding sequence ATGCCTGACCTTCTGCTCCCCCTTCCCGGTCCCCAGGACGACACCGTCTCTGCTTGCTTCGTGCTGGTGGACCTGGTGGGCAGCACGGCCATGGCCCAGGCCCTGCCGCTGCCCAGCTACATGGCGCTGATGCAGGACTTTGTGCAGCTGATGGTGCTGAGCTTTGAAGCGCGCGGCGGGCAGGTGCTGCAGCACCAGGGCGACGCGGTGCTGGCGTGGTGGCCCGCGCAGCACGCCGCGCAGGCCTGCACGGCGGCGCAGGACGCCCACGGCCGCGCCGCGCGCCTGCATGTGGCCGCACAGCTGGGGCAGCAGCTGCGCCTGCGTGCGGGCGTGTCGGTGGGGCCGGTGCTGATGGGCATGGTGGGCGGGCAGCTCAGCGCGTACGGGCTGCCGGTGAACTACGCCAAGCGCCTGTGCGACGCCGCCCGGCCCGGCGACACCCTGATCTGCGACGAGGTGCGCCGCCGCCTGCCCGAGCACCTGACCTGGCCCTGCGCCCCACTGGCCCTGCAGGGCTTTGGCAGCGACTGTATGGCTCACCATCTGCTGTCCGAAACCGCAGACGACGCGCGCATGAAAGTTGATTAA
- the argR gene encoding arginine repressor, which translates to MAGALSKDQRQKRIQDIIARESVSTQGELVERLRAEGIRVTQATVSRDINELRLVRLPVGKGRHRYALAQTAGHTGAEEELARLFQNFVHDVDRGENMLVIRTAEGHASGVALLLDRVRRDDIVGTIAGEDTIFVVARTTADAESIMEEFHALMLG; encoded by the coding sequence ATGGCAGGGGCGCTCAGCAAGGACCAGCGGCAGAAACGCATTCAGGACATCATCGCGCGCGAAAGCGTGAGCACGCAGGGCGAACTGGTGGAGCGCCTGCGCGCCGAGGGCATCCGGGTCACCCAGGCCACCGTCAGCCGCGACATCAACGAGCTGCGGCTGGTGCGCCTGCCGGTGGGCAAGGGCCGCCACCGCTACGCCCTGGCCCAGACCGCAGGCCACACCGGCGCCGAGGAAGAACTCGCCCGCCTCTTTCAGAACTTCGTGCACGATGTGGACCGGGGCGAGAACATGCTGGTGATCCGCACCGCCGAAGGCCATGCCAGCGGCGTGGCCCTGCTGCTCGACCGCGTGCGCCGCGACGACATCGTGGGCACCATCGCCGGCGAAGACACCATTTTCGTCGTGGCCCGCACCACCGCCGACGCCGAGAGCATCATGGAGGAATTCCACGCGCTGATGCTGGGGTAA
- a CDS encoding sensor histidine kinase, whose amino-acid sequence MTGTDSGPAPGPGSAPAAPPSDRWMDALPQAVLLTRAGLVTRVNAAASRLWGVPQERAQGRPVLEVVRRHTLETLLERGGELELEVSGRTLRCQASRDGECGALIVEDVTDHRRREAELREATAVLSHEFRTPVAALRGVLEALEYDMPRDLSQNFVRQGLQETERLARLVEDLAVGFRPTRARTLPLTEAFARAERLLSAELNTRRASLRFGQDFLVRADPDKLLQVLLNLIENALKYGPPGQPIEVLTFERGTWVEVSVLDRGEPILDAESLFGAHTRGPSATGQGSGMGLYIVRSIVHGWGGQAWAERRAEANAFCFTLPGVGGL is encoded by the coding sequence ATGACCGGCACTGACTCTGGCCCGGCCCCCGGTCCAGGCAGCGCCCCAGCCGCCCCGCCCAGTGACCGCTGGATGGACGCGCTGCCCCAGGCGGTGCTGCTGACCCGGGCAGGGCTGGTGACCCGGGTGAACGCCGCGGCTTCGCGCCTGTGGGGGGTGCCCCAGGAACGTGCCCAGGGCCGCCCGGTGCTGGAGGTGGTGCGGCGCCACACCCTGGAAACCCTGCTGGAACGCGGCGGCGAACTGGAACTGGAGGTCTCGGGCCGCACCCTGCGCTGCCAGGCCAGCCGCGACGGCGAGTGCGGCGCCCTGATCGTGGAGGACGTGACCGACCACCGCCGCCGTGAGGCCGAGCTGCGCGAGGCCACCGCCGTGCTGTCCCACGAGTTCCGCACGCCTGTGGCCGCCCTGCGCGGGGTGCTTGAAGCCCTGGAATACGACATGCCGCGCGACCTGTCGCAGAATTTCGTGCGCCAGGGCCTACAGGAAACCGAGCGGCTGGCCCGGCTGGTCGAAGACCTCGCGGTGGGCTTCCGGCCCACCCGGGCGCGCACCCTGCCGCTGACCGAAGCTTTTGCCCGCGCCGAACGCCTTCTCTCGGCCGAACTGAACACCCGGCGGGCCAGCCTGCGCTTTGGGCAGGACTTCCTGGTGCGCGCCGACCCCGACAAACTGCTGCAGGTGCTGCTGAACCTGATTGAAAACGCCCTGAAGTACGGCCCGCCCGGCCAGCCCATTGAGGTGCTGACCTTTGAACGTGGCACCTGGGTGGAGGTCAGCGTGCTGGACCGGGGCGAGCCGATCCTGGACGCCGAGAGTCTGTTTGGGGCCCACACGCGCGGGCCCAGCGCCACCGGGCAGGGCAGTGGAATGGGGCTCTACATCGTGCGCTCGATTGTGCACGGCTGGGGTGGGCAGGCCTGGGCCGAGCGCCGCGCCGAGGCCAACGCTTTTTGCTTTACGTTGCCTGGGGTGGGCGGGTTGTAA
- the mqnP gene encoding menaquinone biosynthesis prenyltransferase MqnP: MSEGVARVKTYLDLVKFEHTVFALPFAYAGMLLASMQTRGTGWPGWEVLLWVTVAMASARTAAMGANRVIDRYIDARNPRTAGREVPSGKVRPAQAWALVLVSLVIMAFAAAQLNPLCLALMPLAVVFLIGYPYTKRFTWLCHAWLGVTDGAAAAGGWIAVTGEFAPPAWVLWAVVIFWMIGLDVIYATMDRDFDVANGIRSIPARFGIPRALRIAAMSHGLTFALLLLVGWVTDASGWYYLAACVMGGILLFEHRIVNPNDLARVNVAFFDANMWLALTMLAGVVVDVTWRTLT; the protein is encoded by the coding sequence GTGAGTGAAGGCGTGGCCCGCGTGAAAACCTACCTGGACCTGGTGAAGTTCGAGCACACGGTGTTCGCGCTGCCCTTCGCCTACGCGGGCATGTTGCTGGCCAGCATGCAGACGCGCGGCACCGGCTGGCCAGGCTGGGAGGTGCTGCTGTGGGTCACGGTGGCGATGGCCTCGGCGCGCACGGCGGCGATGGGCGCCAACCGGGTGATTGACCGCTACATTGACGCCCGCAACCCCCGCACCGCCGGCCGCGAGGTGCCCAGCGGCAAGGTCAGGCCGGCCCAGGCCTGGGCGCTGGTGCTGGTCAGCCTCGTGATCATGGCCTTTGCCGCCGCGCAACTGAATCCGCTGTGTCTGGCCCTCATGCCGCTGGCCGTGGTGTTCCTGATCGGCTACCCCTACACCAAACGCTTCACGTGGCTGTGCCACGCGTGGCTGGGCGTGACCGACGGCGCGGCGGCGGCGGGCGGCTGGATTGCAGTCACGGGCGAATTTGCGCCGCCCGCCTGGGTGCTTTGGGCGGTGGTGATCTTCTGGATGATCGGCCTGGACGTGATTTACGCTACCATGGACCGCGACTTTGACGTCGCCAACGGTATCCGCAGTATTCCGGCGCGCTTCGGAATTCCGCGCGCCCTGCGGATTGCCGCCATGAGCCACGGCCTCACCTTTGCCCTGCTGCTGCTGGTGGGCTGGGTCACGGACGCCAGCGGGTGGTACTACCTCGCGGCGTGCGTGATGGGCGGCATTCTGCTGTTCGAGCACCGCATCGTGAACCCCAACGATCTGGCGCGGGTGAACGTGGCGTTTTTCGACGCCAACATGTGGCTGGCCCTGACCATGCTGGCGGGCGTAGTGGTGGACGTGACGTGGCGCACCCTGACCTGA
- a CDS encoding nitric oxide synthase oxygenase translates to MPAPRLPDAVPQHKLQEALAFLKAYHTETGTPGLAQRRQEAVRAGHLALSTAELTHGARMAWRHSTRCVGRLPWASLQVRDLRHVTTAPEVFAHLCGHLRAALNGGRILPIISVFGPGVRLHNDQLIRYAGYRQPDGTVRGDPQNVALTQYLQRLGWAGGPGTPFDVLPLAIEAQGQVTLFELPADAVYEVPITHPDCPGIGALGLRWHALPVISNMTLEVAGQAFACAPFNGWYLQTEIAARNLADEGRYNLLPAVAQALELDTTWRRSLWLDRALVELNVAVLHSFDAAGVRIADHHSVTRQFQHFVELEAQAGRTATGRWSWLIPPLSPATTPVWHEQYDDTELKPNFVVQRPAWQEQRSTCPFLGH, encoded by the coding sequence ATGCCTGCGCCCCGCCTGCCTGACGCCGTCCCACAGCACAAGCTGCAGGAGGCGCTGGCCTTTCTGAAGGCCTATCACACGGAAACAGGGACGCCCGGCCTGGCCCAGCGCCGCCAGGAGGCGGTGCGCGCCGGCCATCTGGCTCTCAGTACCGCCGAGCTGACCCACGGCGCGCGCATGGCGTGGCGCCACAGCACGCGCTGTGTGGGGCGGCTGCCCTGGGCCAGCTTGCAGGTGCGGGACCTGCGGCACGTGACGACCGCGCCAGAGGTGTTTGCCCACCTGTGTGGCCATCTGCGCGCGGCGCTGAACGGGGGGCGGATTCTGCCGATCATCAGCGTGTTTGGGCCCGGCGTGCGCCTGCACAACGACCAGCTAATCCGTTACGCCGGCTACCGCCAGCCCGACGGCACGGTGCGGGGCGATCCGCAAAACGTGGCCCTGACCCAGTACCTGCAGCGCCTGGGCTGGGCTGGGGGGCCGGGTACTCCCTTTGACGTGCTGCCGCTGGCGATCGAGGCGCAGGGACAGGTCACCCTGTTCGAGTTGCCCGCAGACGCAGTGTACGAGGTACCCATCACCCACCCCGATTGCCCAGGCATTGGCGCCCTGGGGCTGCGCTGGCACGCCCTGCCGGTGATCAGCAACATGACGCTGGAGGTGGCGGGCCAGGCCTTCGCCTGCGCGCCCTTTAACGGCTGGTATCTGCAGACCGAAATTGCCGCACGCAATCTGGCCGACGAAGGGCGCTACAACCTGCTGCCCGCCGTGGCGCAGGCGCTGGAGCTGGACACCACCTGGCGCCGCTCGCTATGGCTGGACCGCGCCCTGGTGGAACTGAATGTGGCCGTGCTGCACTCCTTCGACGCGGCGGGCGTGCGCATCGCTGACCATCACAGCGTCACCCGGCAGTTCCAGCACTTTGTGGAGCTGGAAGCGCAGGCAGGGCGCACCGCCACTGGCCGCTGGTCGTGGCTCATTCCGCCCCTCTCACCCGCCACCACCCCGGTCTGGCACGAACAGTACGACGATACAGAGCTGAAACCGAACTTCGTGGTGCAGCGGCCCGCGTGGCAAGAACAGCGAAGCACCTGCCCCTTCCTTGGCCACTGA
- a CDS encoding sensor histidine kinase, with protein MTDHTEVLALQQRVQALEAEVQTAQQAARVLFAEAPTPYLLLGAQGRIRDVNAVACGLLDRAPQALLERPLAQFLTPASQGSLDTLLAQAARSGLRHWGEVQVLQPDDTPLDVLLEVNAQAAADQPWQFRVVLTEITAYKRAHAQLLDEVADQQGRIEAHATRMRLLNQELGQVMKVFLKELHLPLARALNFLALARRMGQESPVGGSPLAAAEQAVQQLLALAASIERYLRMRDMRIRLHTVNLNTVLQEVLKKLQPSLLDRDVRITADPLPTVQADARALFLILDEYLANAVKFTKQREQARIHVVVQEQDGEYFIGVQDNGAGFNMRQKDKLFQLFGRLHSSQTFEGTGVGLMTVSRCCQRFGARAWAEGKVDQGATFWFAWPKVPRVLD; from the coding sequence GTGACGGACCACACGGAGGTGCTGGCCCTGCAGCAGCGTGTTCAGGCCCTGGAGGCCGAGGTGCAGACTGCTCAGCAGGCCGCCCGGGTCCTGTTTGCTGAGGCCCCGACCCCCTATCTGCTGCTGGGCGCGCAGGGCCGGATTCGGGACGTCAACGCGGTGGCGTGTGGCCTGCTGGACCGGGCCCCCCAGGCGCTGCTGGAGCGGCCACTGGCCCAGTTCCTGACGCCTGCCTCGCAGGGGTCGCTGGACACCCTGCTGGCCCAGGCCGCCCGCAGTGGTCTGCGGCACTGGGGCGAGGTGCAGGTGCTGCAACCCGACGACACCCCCCTGGACGTGCTGCTGGAGGTGAATGCCCAGGCCGCTGCCGATCAGCCCTGGCAGTTCCGGGTGGTCCTGACCGAGATCACCGCCTACAAACGGGCGCACGCCCAGCTGCTGGACGAGGTGGCCGATCAGCAGGGGCGCATAGAGGCCCACGCCACGCGGATGCGCCTGCTGAACCAGGAACTGGGGCAGGTGATGAAGGTCTTTTTGAAGGAGCTGCATCTGCCCCTGGCGCGCGCCCTGAACTTTCTGGCGCTGGCCCGGCGCATGGGCCAGGAGTCGCCAGTGGGCGGTTCTCCCCTGGCCGCCGCCGAGCAGGCGGTGCAGCAGTTGCTGGCCCTTGCCGCCTCCATTGAGCGCTATCTGCGCATGCGCGATATGCGGATTCGCCTGCACACGGTCAATCTGAACACCGTGCTGCAGGAGGTTCTCAAGAAGCTGCAGCCCTCGCTGCTGGACCGGGACGTGCGGATCACCGCCGATCCCCTGCCCACTGTGCAGGCCGACGCCCGGGCGCTGTTCCTGATTCTGGACGAGTACCTTGCCAACGCGGTGAAGTTCACCAAGCAGCGCGAGCAGGCGCGCATTCACGTGGTGGTGCAGGAACAGGATGGCGAATACTTCATTGGCGTGCAGGACAACGGCGCCGGGTTCAACATGCGCCAGAAGGACAAGCTGTTTCAGCTCTTTGGCCGCCTGCACTCCTCGCAGACCTTTGAGGGCACCGGCGTGGGCCTGATGACCGTCAGCCGCTGCTGCCAGCGCTTTGGGGCGCGTGCCTGGGCCGAAGGCAAGGTGGACCAGGGCGCGACGTTCTGGTTCGCGTGGCCCAAAGTGCCGCGCGTGCTGGATTGA
- a CDS encoding bifunctional phosphopantothenoylcysteine decarboxylase/phosphopantothenate synthase, with protein MAAVKAPSVLRRLREQGAQVRVIATRAALHFITELSLSTAADGPVGTDEHWFEPRPDALHLGYAKVDAAVVVGASAELLAGAAHGHANDLALATLLSVRAPILWVPAMNEAMWTHPAVQANAGQLRAWGHSFLGPEVGAFGTRGEGTGVGRMSEPEDIAAAVMDLVGQAQPSRSREVEGSRESASTPRPLDPSTHDLAGRRVVVSAGPTREYLDPVRFISNPSSGKMGFAVAEAARDRGAQVTLVTGPVNLPNPQGLTVVRIESALELRGAVLQAAQNADLVVMTAAVADYRAAAPSGEKQAKVAGDVTLHLTPNPDILAELGQNKGGRVLVGFAMETHAGVERAAQKAARKNADFILLNYPTQAGTAFGGDDNEVTLVRPDGTHDAWPRMSKRAVAEELLTEAARLLPPPTPQAPIA; from the coding sequence ATGGCCGCTGTCAAGGCGCCCTCGGTGCTGCGGCGGCTGCGGGAACAGGGCGCGCAGGTGCGGGTGATCGCCACGCGCGCCGCGCTGCACTTCATCACGGAACTGTCGCTGAGCACCGCCGCCGACGGCCCGGTGGGCACCGACGAGCACTGGTTTGAGCCCCGGCCCGACGCCCTGCACCTGGGGTACGCCAAGGTGGACGCGGCGGTGGTGGTGGGCGCCTCGGCCGAACTGCTGGCGGGGGCCGCGCATGGCCACGCGAACGACCTGGCCCTGGCAACGCTGCTCAGCGTGCGCGCGCCCATCCTCTGGGTGCCCGCCATGAACGAGGCGATGTGGACCCACCCGGCCGTGCAGGCCAATGCCGGGCAGCTGCGCGCCTGGGGCCACAGCTTCCTGGGCCCCGAGGTGGGCGCCTTTGGCACACGCGGCGAGGGGACCGGCGTGGGACGCATGAGCGAGCCGGAAGATATTGCGGCGGCGGTGATGGACTTGGTGGGGCAGGCGCAGCCGTCGAGAAGTCGAGAGGTCGAAGGGTCGAGAGAGTCTGCCTCGACCCCTCGACCCCTCGACCCCTCGACCCACGACCTCGCGGGCCGCCGCGTGGTCGTCTCCGCTGGTCCCACCCGCGAATACCTCGACCCCGTACGCTTTATCAGCAACCCCAGCAGCGGCAAGATGGGCTTTGCCGTGGCCGAGGCCGCCCGGGACCGGGGGGCCCAGGTGACGCTGGTGACTGGCCCGGTGAACCTCCCCAACCCCCAGGGCCTGACGGTGGTGCGCATCGAATCGGCGCTGGAATTGCGGGGGGCGGTGCTGCAGGCCGCCCAGAACGCCGACCTCGTCGTCATGACGGCCGCCGTGGCCGACTACCGCGCCGCCGCCCCCAGCGGGGAAAAGCAGGCCAAGGTGGCGGGCGACGTGACCCTTCACCTCACGCCCAACCCGGACATTCTGGCCGAGTTGGGGCAGAACAAGGGCGGGCGGGTGCTGGTGGGCTTTGCGATGGAAACGCACGCGGGCGTGGAGCGCGCGGCCCAGAAAGCGGCGCGCAAGAACGCCGACTTCATCCTGCTGAATTACCCCACCCAGGCGGGCACGGCCTTTGGCGGCGACGACAACGAGGTGACCCTGGTGCGCCCCGACGGCACCCATGACGCGTGGCCCCGCATGAGCAAGCGTGCAGTGGCCGAGGAACTGCTGACGGAAGCCGCCCGCCTCCTGCCGCCCCCCACACCCCAGGCCCCGATTGCATAA
- the phoU gene encoding phosphate signaling complex protein PhoU produces MREALENDLRAVLNGALNMLGTVERMLPVAGDVLLRENVERLAEVKALDREVDAQEAQIEAECLRIIALHQPVARDLRMVALILKSLSDIERMGDYVVHVAEDGAELAQAPALKRYVNLARMLDRLGEMSQNLRTAIADRDVTRAEATVQMDDEVDDLYEQIQRELVTYMLEDPRNISKALMLMRVGRSLERVGDHMENIAERVRYWVTGQREG; encoded by the coding sequence ATGCGTGAAGCCCTGGAAAACGATCTGCGCGCCGTCCTGAACGGCGCCCTGAATATGCTTGGTACCGTTGAGCGCATGTTGCCCGTGGCGGGCGACGTGCTGCTGCGCGAAAACGTGGAGCGTCTCGCTGAAGTCAAGGCCCTGGACCGCGAGGTGGACGCCCAGGAGGCCCAGATTGAGGCCGAATGCCTGCGGATTATCGCCCTGCACCAGCCGGTGGCGCGCGACCTGCGCATGGTGGCCCTGATCCTCAAAAGCCTCAGTGACATTGAGCGCATGGGCGACTACGTGGTGCACGTGGCCGAAGACGGCGCCGAGCTGGCCCAGGCCCCGGCCCTGAAGCGCTACGTGAACCTGGCCCGCATGCTCGACCGCCTGGGCGAGATGAGCCAGAACCTGCGCACCGCCATTGCCGACCGCGACGTGACCCGCGCCGAGGCCACCGTGCAGATGGACGACGAGGTGGACGACCTGTACGAGCAGATCCAGCGCGAACTGGTGACGTACATGCTCGAAGACCCCCGCAACATCTCCAAGGCCCTGATGCTGATGCGGGTGGGCCGCAGCCTGGAGCGCGTGGGCGACCACATGGAGAACATTGCCGAGCGCGTGCGCTACTGGGTGACCGGCCAGCGCGAAGGGTAA
- a CDS encoding response regulator transcription factor, with translation MERKPLVLVIEDEKDIARFIELELAAEGYATEVAFDGVTGLSKFREVNPDLVILDLMLPVLDGLEVARRIRKTSNTPIIILTAKDGIQDKVEGLDSGADDYLIKPFSIEELLARVRAHLRRVNPAVTGEVRVADLVMNLDGREIFRGGRRVELSAKEFELLELLARNPGKVFSRFEIEEKVWPEYTGGSNVVDVYIGYLRRKLEEGGERRLIHTVRGVGYVLREE, from the coding sequence ATGGAACGCAAGCCACTGGTGCTGGTCATCGAGGACGAAAAGGATATTGCGCGGTTTATCGAACTCGAACTGGCAGCCGAAGGCTACGCCACGGAAGTGGCCTTTGATGGTGTGACCGGCCTTTCGAAATTCCGGGAAGTCAACCCCGACCTTGTCATTCTGGATCTCATGCTGCCGGTGCTCGACGGCCTGGAAGTGGCCCGGCGCATTCGCAAAACGAGCAACACACCCATCATCATCCTGACGGCCAAGGACGGCATTCAGGACAAGGTGGAGGGCCTGGATTCCGGCGCCGACGACTACCTGATCAAGCCTTTTTCTATTGAGGAGCTGCTGGCGCGGGTGCGCGCCCACCTGCGGCGCGTGAACCCGGCCGTGACCGGCGAGGTGCGCGTGGCTGATCTGGTGATGAACCTGGACGGCCGCGAGATTTTCCGGGGCGGGCGCCGCGTGGAACTCTCGGCCAAGGAGTTCGAACTGCTGGAACTGCTGGCCCGCAACCCCGGCAAGGTCTTTTCCCGCTTTGAAATTGAGGAAAAAGTCTGGCCCGAATACACCGGCGGCAGCAACGTGGTGGACGTGTACATTGGCTACCTGCGGCGCAAGCTGGAAGAGGGCGGCGAGCGTCGCCTGATTCATACGGTGCGTGGCGTGGGCTACGTGCTGCGCGAGGAATAA
- a CDS encoding sensor histidine kinase, which yields MTLRWRLTLFYTALLAFLLTAVGLITLYLMRANLIGGLDRELDATYRQFVSYVINPLKPNEPRLPLDRLQRTARERTGDPEISQAKLLARFYFPDSSLALENLSFYTRQSLIDDLAGARTPDDRAKLFRTIETLRSGTRRSLAVDVARPITLSREELEQLINSVDGRLTLNRTVYVSANSEPVPMRLLVVLGPLKPPAPKPDPGSAEDAPKVAAEEDAAAPQASPGDLLGGGSLSTYRLDAPEDESVSLVYVARDLRTVEGLLNQLEKVLLLLFITGLLTAGTGAYALAGQALQPLRRVQRAAERIGGQNLTERVPVPQTGDEVESLAMALNAMLGRLEGSFEAQRRFTSDASHELRTPVTAISGHASYLLRRTNPSGQQAESLRIIQRESERLTNLIASLLQLARSDSGALAITREPILAALFLFEITQELAPLAQAQGTALRTEGEDVTFEGDPDRLKQVLINLVSNALKAGAQTITLRSARLGDEVRLSVQDDGPGIPADQLERLFDRFYRLEDSRSRDQGGAGLGLSIARGIVDAHGGRIWLESEVGAGTTAHVQLPIGNVPELGEEDVP from the coding sequence GTGACCCTGCGCTGGCGCCTGACCCTGTTTTACACGGCGCTGCTGGCCTTTTTGCTGACGGCGGTGGGGTTGATCACCCTGTACCTGATGCGCGCCAATCTGATCGGTGGTCTGGACCGTGAACTGGACGCCACCTACCGGCAGTTTGTGTCGTATGTGATCAACCCGCTCAAGCCGAACGAACCGCGTCTGCCACTGGACCGCCTGCAGCGCACCGCCCGCGAACGCACGGGGGACCCGGAAATCAGCCAGGCCAAGCTGCTGGCCCGCTTTTACTTTCCCGATTCCAGTCTGGCGCTGGAAAACCTGTCGTTCTACACGCGGCAGTCGCTGATTGATGACCTGGCGGGCGCGCGAACGCCGGATGACCGCGCAAAGCTGTTCCGCACCATCGAGACCCTGCGCAGCGGCACCCGGCGGTCGCTGGCGGTGGATGTGGCCCGGCCCATCACCCTGTCCAGGGAGGAACTGGAGCAGCTGATCAACTCGGTGGATGGGCGCCTGACGCTGAACCGCACCGTGTACGTCTCGGCCAACAGTGAGCCGGTGCCCATGCGCCTGCTGGTGGTGCTGGGCCCGCTGAAGCCGCCTGCCCCGAAGCCTGACCCCGGATCTGCAGAGGACGCCCCCAAAGTCGCTGCTGAAGAGGACGCCGCAGCCCCCCAGGCCAGCCCGGGCGACTTGCTGGGTGGGGGCAGCCTCAGCACCTACCGCCTGGACGCCCCCGAGGACGAGAGCGTGAGTCTGGTGTACGTGGCGCGCGACCTGCGCACCGTGGAGGGCCTGCTCAATCAGCTGGAAAAGGTGCTGCTGCTGCTGTTCATCACGGGGCTGCTGACCGCTGGCACCGGGGCCTACGCGCTGGCCGGGCAGGCGCTGCAACCCCTGCGCCGGGTGCAGCGCGCCGCCGAGCGCATTGGCGGCCAGAACCTCACCGAGCGCGTGCCCGTGCCGCAGACAGGCGACGAGGTGGAATCGCTGGCGATGGCCCTGAACGCTATGCTGGGGCGCCTGGAAGGCAGCTTTGAGGCCCAGCGCCGCTTTACCAGCGACGCCAGCCACGAACTGCGCACGCCAGTGACCGCCATCAGCGGTCACGCCAGCTACCTGCTGCGCCGCACCAACCCCAGCGGGCAACAGGCCGAGAGCCTGCGCATCATCCAGCGCGAATCCGAGCGGCTGACCAACCTGATTGCCAGTCTGCTGCAGCTGGCCCGCTCGGACAGCGGGGCGCTGGCGATTACCCGCGAGCCCATCCTGGCCGCGCTGTTCCTGTTTGAAATCACCCAGGAACTCGCGCCGCTGGCCCAGGCCCAGGGCACCGCCCTGCGCACCGAAGGCGAGGACGTGACTTTTGAGGGCGACCCTGACCGCCTGAAACAGGTCCTGATTAATCTGGTGAGCAACGCCCTGAAGGCCGGTGCCCAGACGATTACCCTGCGCAGCGCCCGCCTGGGCGACGAGGTGCGCCTGAGCGTGCAGGACGACGGCCCCGGGATTCCCGCTGACCAGCTTGAGCGCCTCTTTGACCGCTTTTACCGCCTGGAAGACAGCCGCAGCCGCGACCAGGGCGGCGCCGGCCTGGGCCTGAGCATTGCCCGGGGCATCGTGGACGCCCACGGCGGCCGCATCTGGCTGGAGAGCGAGGTGGGCGCTGGCACCACCGCCCACGTGCAGCTGCCCATCGGCAACGTGCCGGAGCTGGGGGAAGAGGACGTGCCGTAG
- a CDS encoding winged helix-turn-helix domain-containing protein — MSHVVVIEDEGTVRDVLRFHLERAGLRVTALDSVAGAEGALVGADALVLDWMLPGESGLSFLRRVRGNTELRKLPVLMLTARAAEAERVEGLESGADDYLTKPFSAAELVARVRALLRRTQPEVPPLMTNGPLSVDVGAAEARVGGKRLNLTRREFDLLAFLTQHVGRVYSRTELLDRVWGADFLGGERTVDQHITQLRAHLGDDPSKPGFLETVRGKGYRMRPWTEAP, encoded by the coding sequence ATGAGCCACGTCGTTGTCATCGAGGACGAGGGAACGGTGCGCGATGTCCTGCGCTTCCACCTGGAGCGGGCTGGGCTGCGGGTCACGGCCCTGGATTCGGTGGCAGGGGCCGAGGGCGCCCTGGTGGGTGCCGACGCCCTGGTGCTGGACTGGATGCTGCCGGGCGAGAGCGGCCTGAGCTTTCTGCGCCGGGTGCGCGGCAACACCGAACTGCGCAAGCTCCCGGTGCTGATGCTCACCGCCCGGGCCGCCGAGGCCGAGCGGGTGGAGGGCCTGGAATCCGGCGCCGACGACTACCTGACCAAGCCCTTCTCGGCGGCTGAACTGGTGGCCCGGGTGCGCGCCCTGCTGCGCCGCACCCAGCCCGAGGTGCCGCCCCTGATGACCAACGGCCCCCTCAGCGTGGATGTGGGCGCCGCCGAGGCCCGCGTGGGGGGCAAACGCCTGAACCTCACGCGGCGCGAATTTGACCTGCTGGCCTTTCTCACGCAGCACGTGGGCCGGGTCTATTCGCGCACGGAGCTGCTTGACCGCGTGTGGGGCGCCGACTTTCTGGGCGGCGAGCGCACGGTAGACCAGCACATCACGCAGCTGCGCGCCCACCTGGGGGATGACCCCAGCAAGCCCGGCTTTCTGGAAACGGTGCGCGGCAAGGGCTACCGCATGCGCCCCTGGACGGAGGCCCCATGA